In Saccharicrinis fermentans DSM 9555 = JCM 21142, a genomic segment contains:
- a CDS encoding P-loop NTPase, with the protein MAYKIAIASGKGGTGKTTVAVSLYKMLCRELEGQIRLVDCDVEEPNDSIFFPEAKKVSEEEVRQRIPKINVADCTFCRQCADYCEFNAIVVLPSAGFAEVNSSLCHSCGACLEACNYGAITEYDQVIGKVSCYQTSVGEGLMEGRLKIGSAMQTLLIKELKKKVPLNVEMILYDAPPGTSCSVVETTNDSDYVLLVTEPTPFGLHDLKLTVDLMKELGKDFGVIINKAGMGNDDVYRFVEENAIDLVGEIPFVSAFASCYAQGNLVEDMPMEITDAFNAIVEKLRHRLLVDKVSL; encoded by the coding sequence ATGGCGTATAAAATTGCGATAGCGAGCGGCAAGGGCGGAACAGGAAAGACGACCGTGGCTGTGAGTTTATATAAAATGTTGTGCCGGGAATTGGAGGGGCAGATTCGTTTGGTGGATTGTGATGTAGAAGAGCCCAATGATTCAATTTTCTTTCCGGAAGCAAAGAAAGTGTCTGAGGAAGAAGTGCGTCAACGTATCCCTAAAATAAATGTGGCTGACTGTACTTTTTGTCGTCAATGTGCCGACTACTGCGAGTTTAATGCCATCGTGGTGTTGCCATCGGCGGGTTTTGCCGAGGTAAATTCTTCTTTATGTCATTCCTGTGGAGCTTGTCTTGAAGCATGTAATTATGGTGCCATCACCGAATACGATCAAGTTATCGGCAAAGTATCTTGCTATCAAACATCAGTGGGGGAAGGATTGATGGAGGGGAGACTAAAAATTGGCTCGGCCATGCAAACCTTGCTCATCAAAGAGCTCAAGAAAAAAGTACCTTTAAATGTTGAGATGATTCTTTATGACGCGCCTCCAGGTACCAGTTGTTCAGTGGTAGAAACAACCAACGATAGTGATTATGTGTTGCTGGTGACAGAGCCTACTCCTTTTGGTTTACATGATTTGAAATTGACTGTGGATTTGATGAAGGAATTGGGCAAAGACTTTGGTGTAATCATCAATAAGGCAGGGATGGGAAATGATGATGTTTATCGTTTTGTGGAGGAGAATGCGATTGATTTGGTAGGGGAAATTCCATTTGTGAGTGCGTTTGCTTCCTGTTATGCCCAAGGGAATTTGGTGGAAGACATGCCAATGGAAATAACGGATGCCTTCAATGCTATTGTGGAAAAATTGCGACATAGATTATTGGTGGATAAAGTCAGTCTGTAA
- a CDS encoding acyl-CoA thioesterase, whose product MIVDHFQIRPRYNEVDRMGYVYHANHVTYCHQARTELMRKYELHDDLLEKKGYMLPVISFHIEYKTPARYDEVLTITTKICELPRVRFCMEFEIKNSDGKIVSKGTSEVVFVDKESRLPMAVPEFARQRLSRAFVDDLIGQRAAHC is encoded by the coding sequence ATGATAGTAGATCATTTTCAAATTAGGCCTCGCTATAACGAAGTAGATAGGATGGGATATGTGTATCACGCCAATCATGTTACGTATTGTCATCAAGCACGTACTGAGTTAATGCGTAAGTATGAGTTGCATGACGATTTATTAGAGAAGAAAGGGTATATGTTACCTGTTATCTCCTTTCATATTGAATATAAAACGCCGGCCAGGTATGATGAAGTGTTGACCATAACAACCAAGATATGCGAATTGCCGAGGGTTCGGTTTTGTATGGAGTTTGAAATAAAAAATAGTGATGGTAAAATTGTTAGCAAAGGAACATCTGAAGTAGTCTTTGTGGATAAAGAATCAAGATTGCCGATGGCAGTACCTGAATTCGCCCGACAACGTTTATCAAGGGCTTTTGTGGACGATCTCATAGGTCAAAGAGCAGCCCATTGTTAA
- a CDS encoding GumC family protein, with product MDKNNPNTSYSHPQTVSNTLPDFRKIVLLAKKNWYLFLISFPFFVGLTHLYHRYTPVIYKGSVTVMMKSDERRTISGAGIIEGFGLSPETKSIENQTIILRSKKIVKRVMDQLDFGVEIYSDGLFKDMDMYHKSPYVISFDSSHVQLLNTPIYIEPVSATQIKIEINTENAALHTYKDEESHGGSGPITFSKTIQLGDEIITPFCHFKIDSKAGAVPDVDYYFYFRSHDWLASSYRHRISVSPYKEGSSIIYISATGTNTQRINTFLSAVTNIYLEQSLERKNEIAEQTIAFIETQLKEVADSLRATQRKMMEFRRQHIFNAPTELSERLTGQYFELEKEMSQLGVRENYYNTLSKHLVNDPLSDDYLLPAFSLDANSFVTTFVTELLSLHNERSLLESQTNKDNPLLTELDKKIEVSKQNLLLALRKILKNIAIQKEKITAQMDRAITKINNLPETELAYLDIERSYNLNNAIYTFLLQKQSETKITKASNTGDNEILDDASITGIVSPNKSKNNRQALFLALLFPVAIVVLKEYLNNKIRDKNDLNALAPQTPILGYIPEYKGTSRIVIESEPLSIISESFRALRTKLKYMTPPDDKLVLCITSTGMGEGKTFCALNLAAIFAISGKKTTLLGFDLRKPRLTELFNHQKHTGLSHYLAGHAKLDEIKYTESIKHLTIIPSGEIPPNPSELISCCNTKKLFSQLKEEFDVIVIDSPPIGIVADARLLMEHSNCNLFVVRENKTIKEQFKHTHQSLTEEKIAHMGIIFNNISKDNGGYGHYSQQYYTDSKKSSQS from the coding sequence GTGGACAAAAACAACCCCAATACCTCATATTCCCACCCGCAAACAGTTTCAAATACACTTCCTGATTTTCGGAAGATTGTTCTACTGGCTAAGAAGAATTGGTATCTTTTTTTGATATCTTTTCCTTTTTTTGTTGGCTTAACGCACCTATACCACCGTTACACCCCCGTAATTTACAAAGGCTCGGTGACTGTTATGATGAAAAGCGATGAACGTCGAACCATCTCTGGTGCCGGTATCATCGAGGGATTTGGGCTTTCTCCTGAAACAAAGAGCATCGAAAACCAGACGATCATATTAAGATCTAAAAAAATAGTTAAACGGGTGATGGATCAGTTAGACTTTGGCGTGGAGATCTATAGCGATGGTCTGTTTAAAGACATGGATATGTACCACAAAAGTCCCTATGTCATATCCTTTGACTCCTCTCATGTACAGCTCCTAAATACCCCCATATACATCGAACCTGTCAGTGCAACACAAATAAAGATTGAAATCAACACCGAAAATGCAGCACTGCACACATACAAAGACGAAGAAAGCCATGGGGGCTCAGGTCCTATTACCTTTAGCAAAACCATCCAACTGGGCGACGAAATAATAACTCCTTTCTGTCATTTTAAAATTGACAGTAAAGCTGGCGCCGTTCCTGATGTGGACTATTACTTTTATTTCCGCTCCCACGATTGGCTGGCATCCAGCTATCGTCACAGGATATCAGTGAGTCCATACAAAGAAGGAAGTTCTATTATATACATCTCAGCCACGGGTACCAATACACAAAGAATAAACACCTTCTTAAGTGCCGTAACCAATATTTACTTGGAACAAAGTCTGGAAAGAAAAAATGAGATTGCCGAACAGACCATTGCCTTTATAGAAACACAGTTGAAGGAAGTCGCTGACAGTCTGCGCGCAACGCAACGGAAAATGATGGAATTCCGACGACAACACATTTTCAATGCGCCTACCGAGTTATCTGAACGACTGACAGGACAATATTTCGAACTTGAAAAAGAGATGAGTCAGCTGGGAGTACGCGAGAACTATTACAATACCCTTTCTAAACACTTGGTAAACGATCCGCTTAGCGATGATTATCTGCTGCCTGCATTTTCTCTGGATGCCAACAGCTTTGTTACCACCTTTGTTACCGAACTGTTGTCTCTTCATAACGAGCGCTCGCTACTGGAGTCTCAAACCAACAAAGATAATCCCCTTTTGACCGAACTAGACAAAAAAATTGAAGTCAGCAAGCAAAACTTATTACTAGCTCTGCGTAAAATTTTAAAAAACATAGCCATTCAAAAAGAAAAAATAACCGCCCAAATGGATCGGGCGATTACTAAAATAAACAATTTACCCGAAACAGAGTTGGCGTACCTGGATATCGAGCGAAGTTACAACCTGAACAATGCTATTTACACCTTTTTATTACAAAAACAGTCGGAAACAAAAATCACCAAGGCTTCTAACACGGGAGACAATGAAATACTGGATGATGCTAGCATCACAGGCATCGTATCACCCAACAAATCCAAAAACAACCGACAAGCATTGTTTCTGGCCCTCTTATTCCCCGTGGCCATTGTTGTTTTAAAAGAATACCTGAATAACAAAATAAGAGATAAAAATGACCTAAACGCCTTGGCACCCCAAACTCCTATTCTAGGCTATATTCCTGAATACAAAGGCACCAGCAGAATTGTCATCGAATCTGAACCCTTGTCTATTATCTCAGAGTCCTTCCGCGCCCTAAGAACCAAACTCAAATACATGACTCCTCCAGACGATAAACTGGTTTTATGCATTACTTCCACCGGAATGGGTGAAGGTAAAACATTTTGCGCACTCAACCTGGCTGCTATATTTGCCATTTCTGGTAAAAAGACTACACTGTTAGGTTTTGATCTCAGAAAACCTAGACTCACCGAACTCTTTAATCACCAAAAACATACAGGTCTTTCACATTATTTAGCAGGACATGCCAAGCTAGATGAAATTAAATACACAGAAAGTATTAAGCACTTAACCATCATACCTTCAGGAGAAATCCCTCCCAACCCTTCGGAACTGATTTCTTGCTGCAATACAAAAAAACTTTTTAGTCAACTTAAAGAAGAGTTTGATGTGATCGTGATAGACTCACCCCCCATTGGTATTGTTGCAGACGCCAGATTGCTAATGGAACACAGTAACTGCAATTTATTTGTAGTCAGAGAAAACAAAACCATCAAAGAACAATTTAAACACACACATCAAAGTCTCACAGAAGAAAAAATAGCCCACATGGGTATCATATTCAACAACATATCAAAAGACAACGGTGGATATGGCCACTATTCTCAACAATATTATACCGACTCTAAAAAGTCATCTCAATCATGA
- a CDS encoding NifB/NifX family molybdenum-iron cluster-binding protein → MTSLDEYDPINENKFRHMKTVITSSGESLASSFDMRFGRAAYFCVLDQESGRTEFLENVNKDDSHGAGTKVAEKLIEMGVKKAVSGDFGPKAKELLEKFHVQMVVLQNTGQSVGDIVKKMKN, encoded by the coding sequence ATGACTAGTTTGGACGAGTATGATCCGATAAATGAAAATAAATTTAGACACATGAAGACAGTAATTACATCATCAGGAGAAAGTTTAGCATCGTCCTTTGATATGCGATTTGGAAGGGCTGCTTATTTCTGCGTGTTAGACCAAGAGAGTGGTCGTACCGAATTTTTGGAAAACGTCAACAAAGACGACAGTCATGGCGCAGGGACGAAGGTGGCGGAAAAATTAATAGAGATGGGTGTTAAAAAGGCCGTATCTGGCGATTTTGGTCCCAAAGCAAAGGAATTATTAGAGAAGTTCCATGTGCAGATGGTCGTGCTTCAGAATACGGGACAGTCGGTCGGTGATATTGTGAAGAAAATGAAGAATTAG
- a CDS encoding ATP-binding protein, whose translation MKEITILSGKGGTGKTTVTAALASLAGNAVLCDNDVDAADLHLILDPKIQEEHVYEGAWQASIHQDECEQCQLCMEKCRFDAIHLNKEGYPEVNPFQCEGCRLCERICPAQAITSVQSKNNHWFVSSTRFGSMVHAKMGPGEENSGKLVSVVRKKAKEIATENTADFIINDGPPGIGCSAISALSGTDLVVLVTEPSKSGLYDAKRLVELAQSFDIPIGGVINKEDINTEMSDEIVAFFASKHIPLLAKIPFNKEVVKAMVKGETITEFNDHSVMAQCIHHIWNAVKQDDFWLKPSEIESGK comes from the coding sequence ATGAAAGAGATAACCATACTGAGCGGTAAAGGCGGAACGGGAAAGACAACCGTTACAGCGGCCTTGGCCTCACTAGCCGGTAATGCTGTGCTGTGCGATAATGATGTGGATGCCGCTGATTTACATTTGATTTTGGATCCTAAGATACAAGAAGAGCATGTGTATGAAGGAGCATGGCAGGCTAGTATTCATCAGGACGAGTGCGAGCAATGCCAACTTTGTATGGAGAAGTGTCGTTTTGATGCTATTCATCTTAATAAGGAGGGCTATCCCGAAGTGAATCCTTTTCAGTGTGAAGGATGTCGGCTTTGTGAGCGTATCTGTCCGGCCCAAGCTATTACATCGGTTCAAAGTAAAAATAACCATTGGTTTGTTTCTTCTACGCGGTTTGGATCCATGGTGCATGCTAAAATGGGACCTGGAGAGGAAAATTCTGGTAAACTGGTTTCGGTGGTACGCAAAAAAGCGAAGGAGATCGCAACTGAAAATACAGCGGATTTTATTATCAATGACGGACCTCCGGGCATTGGTTGTTCGGCCATTTCAGCTTTGTCAGGAACAGACTTGGTTGTGTTGGTTACTGAACCTTCGAAATCAGGTTTGTATGATGCCAAGAGATTGGTGGAATTGGCGCAGTCGTTTGATATTCCTATTGGAGGAGTGATTAATAAGGAAGATATCAATACGGAAATGAGTGACGAGATTGTTGCTTTTTTTGCATCTAAACATATACCGCTGTTGGCAAAAATTCCTTTTAACAAGGAGGTGGTGAAAGCTATGGTGAAAGGAGAAACCATTACAGAGTTTAATGATCATTCGGTGATGGCGCAATGTATCCATCACATATGGAATGCGGTTAAACAAGACGACTTTTGGCTGAAGCCATCAGAAATAGAAAGTGGTAAATAG
- a CDS encoding MATE family efflux transporter yields the protein MRKEGRINDLEFESIPKLLWKYFLPAFAGVIINSLYNIVDRIFIGQGVDSLALAGLSAIFPVMIIMMAFGMLVGMGAGVRISINLGKKDYKRAELVLGNAFLLMIIVSGIITVVGFLISDPLLRFFGVNEQTYMYAKEYLQIILAGTIFNILGYALNNLIRSEGSANIAMFSMLISAGMNIVLDYIFIMRMDMGVTGAALATVISQVVLTIWVIAHFNSKRSVIKLRMSRLKLSGEIVWYIISIGFAPFSMQLASSAVFGVYNIQLIKHGSDMAVGAMGVIISVTMLLVMTVMAITMANQPIIGFNVGAKNYKRVKQTLFISIISATVISLLGFIVAQTLPGPIIKMFNREDGELLEIGVKGLRIFLMALPLVGFQIVMGNYYQSIGKAGISALLSLLRQVIFLIPLLLILPQYYGLKGVWLSAPASDTLGATVCLFFMVNEFRKLKKAIAISEKLAS from the coding sequence ATGCGAAAAGAGGGAAGAATAAATGATTTAGAATTTGAGTCTATTCCAAAGTTGCTTTGGAAATATTTTTTACCGGCATTTGCAGGGGTCATTATTAACTCCTTATATAATATCGTCGATAGGATATTTATTGGTCAAGGTGTTGATTCGTTGGCTTTGGCGGGCCTCAGTGCTATCTTTCCGGTTATGATCATCATGATGGCCTTTGGTATGCTGGTGGGTATGGGAGCCGGAGTGCGAATTTCTATTAACCTGGGTAAGAAGGATTATAAAAGGGCTGAATTGGTTTTAGGTAATGCTTTTTTGCTTATGATCATTGTCTCGGGTATTATTACTGTAGTGGGCTTTCTGATTAGTGACCCTTTGCTTCGTTTTTTTGGGGTGAATGAGCAGACCTATATGTATGCAAAAGAGTATCTGCAAATTATACTGGCCGGAACCATTTTTAATATTCTAGGGTATGCCTTAAATAATTTAATTCGTTCAGAAGGAAGTGCCAATATTGCCATGTTTTCCATGTTGATCAGTGCAGGGATGAATATTGTGCTGGATTATATTTTTATTATGAGGATGGATATGGGTGTGACGGGGGCGGCTTTAGCAACTGTTATATCGCAGGTGGTACTTACCATTTGGGTAATCGCTCATTTTAATAGCAAACGTTCTGTCATCAAACTCCGGATGAGTCGACTTAAGTTAAGTGGTGAAATTGTATGGTATATTATTAGTATTGGTTTTGCTCCATTTAGCATGCAGCTGGCTTCTAGTGCAGTATTTGGGGTTTATAATATTCAGTTGATAAAGCATGGTAGTGATATGGCCGTTGGAGCCATGGGGGTTATTATTAGTGTTACCATGTTGTTGGTGATGACGGTGATGGCCATCACCATGGCCAACCAACCTATTATTGGTTTTAATGTGGGTGCCAAAAACTATAAAAGGGTTAAGCAGACTTTGTTCATATCCATTATTTCTGCCACGGTCATCTCATTGCTTGGTTTCATCGTTGCACAGACCTTGCCAGGTCCTATTATTAAGATGTTTAACCGTGAGGATGGAGAATTGTTGGAGATTGGAGTCAAAGGCCTGCGAATATTTTTAATGGCGCTACCTTTGGTTGGTTTTCAAATTGTGATGGGCAATTATTATCAGTCCATTGGTAAAGCAGGTATCTCTGCTTTATTATCTCTGTTGCGTCAGGTGATTTTCTTAATACCATTGCTGTTGATTCTTCCACAATATTACGGACTGAAAGGGGTGTGGTTGTCTGCTCCAGCTTCCGATACCTTAGGGGCAACGGTATGTCTGTTTTTTATGGTGAATGAGTTTAGAAAGTTAAAAAAAGCCATTGCCATATCCGAAAAGCTTGCGTCGTGA
- a CDS encoding DUF134 domain-containing protein: protein MPRRKRLRKVVAPPKFQGYKPYGTTGKSTGAVDLLYEEYEAIKLADYDLMNHHEAAVLMGVSRPTFARIYESARRKIAVA, encoded by the coding sequence ATGCCAAGAAGAAAAAGATTAAGAAAGGTAGTAGCACCGCCTAAATTTCAAGGTTATAAACCTTATGGTACAACTGGTAAATCCACAGGGGCTGTTGATTTGTTATATGAAGAATATGAGGCTATTAAATTGGCAGATTATGACTTGATGAATCATCATGAGGCCGCTGTGCTAATGGGTGTTTCCAGACCCACCTTTGCAAGAATATACGAAAGTGCCCGAAGGAAAATAGCGGTGGCCTAG
- a CDS encoding damage-control phosphatase ARMT1 family protein, which produces MDALCSQCHLKSVNKLIAKFKPSREIAKKIQEEARNVLSAQGHLPNPYVATYMQRLVKGMMQVDNLYSEEKQRANEVLLSNYKYWKDYVLNSENPFFTAVQLALAGNVIDYGADTVPEDINRGVKELTKKNLSKQAVLQLEHDITKAKKILYLGDNAGEIVFDKLLIEIMHHPHVTYVVRGESVINDVTMEDVAQTGIDQVCRVISNGYDAPSTLYECCSSEFKKAYDSADLIISKGQGNFEGLMHAKHSHLYFLLMAKCKPIAQMLHVAKGDLVIKKYR; this is translated from the coding sequence ATGGATGCGTTATGTTCTCAGTGTCATCTTAAATCGGTGAATAAACTGATAGCAAAGTTTAAGCCTTCACGGGAGATAGCCAAGAAGATACAGGAGGAGGCCCGAAATGTATTGTCGGCTCAAGGACATTTGCCTAATCCTTATGTAGCTACTTATATGCAGCGGCTGGTGAAGGGCATGATGCAGGTGGATAATTTGTATAGTGAGGAGAAACAAAGGGCCAATGAGGTCTTGTTGTCGAATTACAAATATTGGAAGGATTATGTGTTGAATAGTGAAAATCCTTTTTTTACCGCGGTACAGCTGGCACTGGCTGGAAATGTTATTGATTATGGAGCTGATACTGTACCTGAGGATATAAATAGAGGTGTTAAGGAATTGACAAAAAAAAATTTATCGAAACAGGCGGTGTTGCAATTGGAGCATGATATCACGAAGGCAAAAAAGATACTTTATTTGGGTGATAATGCCGGTGAAATAGTTTTTGATAAATTACTCATAGAAATCATGCACCATCCGCATGTTACTTATGTGGTTAGAGGGGAGTCGGTAATAAATGATGTGACCATGGAAGATGTGGCGCAGACGGGGATAGATCAGGTTTGTCGGGTTATATCAAACGGTTATGATGCTCCATCCACTTTGTATGAATGTTGTTCTTCAGAATTTAAGAAAGCATATGATTCTGCCGATCTGATTATTTCTAAAGGACAGGGTAATTTTGAAGGATTAATGCATGCAAAACATAGCCATTTGTATTTTTTGCTGATGGCGAAATGTAAACCTATTGCTCAGATGTTACATGTAGCAAAAGGTGATTTGGTGATTAAAAAATATAGATAA
- a CDS encoding pyridoxal phosphate-dependent aminotransferase: protein MYISERLANVNESATLAMSQKSRDLQAQGHDVINLSIGQPDFNTPDHIKEAAKKAIDDNYSKYTPVAGLPVIREAVCAKLKRDNDLLYKPSQIVVSNGAKQSIANIILSMVGPGDEVIIPAPYWVSYIEIVNLAQGKNVIVEAGLDQDFKITPAQLEAAIRPQTKAFLFSSPSNPTGSIYTKEELRALADVFVKYPHVVIISDEIYELITFGGTHESIAQFEELKDRVVVVNGVSKGYAMTGWRIGYLAAPQSIADACVRLQGQYTSGACAVSQVASAAALTQTQKPSLEMKEVFLRRRDLVVKMAREIDGLKINVPQGAFYLFPEVDNYFGKSYAGYTIGTATDLANYLLETVFVATVSGEAFGSPKCLRFSYATSDEKLVEAMSRIKGALDKLA, encoded by the coding sequence ATGTATATATCAGAAAGATTAGCTAATGTAAACGAATCGGCCACATTGGCCATGTCCCAAAAAAGCAGAGATTTGCAAGCGCAGGGTCACGATGTTATTAATTTGAGCATTGGACAGCCAGACTTTAATACACCCGATCATATTAAGGAGGCCGCCAAAAAAGCCATTGATGATAACTATTCTAAGTATACGCCTGTTGCTGGCTTGCCTGTCATCCGGGAGGCCGTATGTGCCAAGTTGAAGCGAGACAACGATTTGCTGTATAAACCTTCGCAAATAGTGGTGTCCAATGGTGCTAAGCAGTCCATTGCCAATATCATTCTTAGCATGGTTGGACCTGGTGATGAGGTGATTATTCCAGCACCTTATTGGGTGAGTTACATCGAGATTGTGAATCTGGCCCAAGGAAAGAATGTGATTGTGGAGGCTGGCTTAGATCAGGATTTTAAGATTACTCCTGCACAGTTGGAAGCAGCCATTCGCCCACAAACCAAAGCTTTTTTATTTAGCTCGCCTTCTAATCCTACCGGCAGCATATATACAAAAGAGGAGTTGCGGGCATTGGCAGATGTGTTTGTTAAGTATCCGCATGTGGTTATAATATCTGACGAAATATACGAATTAATTACCTTTGGTGGTACGCATGAGAGTATTGCACAGTTTGAAGAATTAAAAGACCGGGTTGTGGTGGTTAATGGGGTCTCAAAAGGCTATGCGATGACAGGTTGGAGGATAGGTTATCTGGCCGCTCCTCAGTCTATTGCAGACGCTTGTGTTAGATTACAAGGACAGTATACCTCCGGAGCTTGTGCTGTGTCGCAAGTGGCGTCAGCTGCTGCATTGACGCAAACGCAGAAGCCGTCTCTGGAAATGAAAGAGGTGTTTTTGCGCCGAAGAGATTTGGTGGTGAAGATGGCCAGGGAGATTGATGGTCTGAAGATAAATGTGCCTCAGGGAGCGTTTTATCTTTTTCCGGAAGTGGATAATTATTTTGGTAAGTCGTATGCTGGTTATACCATCGGTACTGCTACTGATTTAGCAAACTATTTGTTGGAAACCGTATTTGTAGCCACGGTTTCAGGAGAAGCGTTTGGTAGTCCTAAGTGTTTGCGTTTTTCCTATGCTACATCGGATGAAAAGTTGGTGGAAGCCATGAGCAGGATTAAAGGTGCGCTGGATAAGTTGGCTTAA
- a CDS encoding DUF7935 family protein produces the protein MDDFLELMKYTVPSLVVLIFTLLLVRWFLKSENDRRKQELLIGQRKDALPLRIVAYERLTLFLERISAESIVIREQPNTSTVKELQAALLAAIRTEYEHNMAMQVHLPPSTWTLVRNAKEEMIRTVNISASMVKPENPSIALGKTILEQYPNGAAYHVKKALDSLKVDVQSFYSL, from the coding sequence ATGGATGATTTTCTTGAACTGATGAAATATACAGTGCCAAGTTTGGTAGTTTTAATTTTCACCTTACTATTGGTCAGATGGTTTTTAAAAAGCGAAAACGACAGGAGAAAGCAGGAATTGCTTATAGGGCAACGTAAAGATGCTTTACCTTTAAGAATAGTGGCCTATGAAAGACTGACCCTTTTTCTGGAAAGAATTAGCGCAGAGTCCATTGTAATACGCGAGCAACCAAACACCTCAACCGTAAAGGAACTACAAGCAGCCCTTTTAGCCGCCATCAGAACAGAATATGAGCACAATATGGCCATGCAGGTACACCTGCCTCCTTCCACATGGACACTGGTTCGCAATGCCAAAGAAGAAATGATTCGTACAGTAAACATTTCTGCAAGTATGGTAAAACCAGAAAACCCCTCCATAGCCTTGGGCAAAACTATTTTAGAGCAATACCCCAATGGCGCAGCCTATCATGTTAAAAAAGCCTTAGACAGCTTAAAGGTTGACGTACAGTCCTTTTACAGTCTATAA
- the murB gene encoding UDP-N-acetylmuramate dehydrogenase, which translates to MIIQEHFSLKQHNSFHFDIYADYFSAPQNEEEIIEVLSDIKFKDLPLFVLGAGSNVLFKSDFKGLIIKPDIQSIRLIDENEQSIWVEIGAGVDWDHFVQWSVEKGYFGIENLSLIPGNVGACPVQNIGAYGVEVMDVITQVNGIYLDTLEPFSFKNKECKFSYRNSIFKNGLKGKTIITSVQFLLHKQGILKTDYRGINEELEKLGETNLANVRKAIVHIRESKLPDPQTTGNAGSFFKNPVVDKDTAAKILAAFPEAPYYVVDNQHTKIPAAWMIDQSGWKGKAMGNVAVHDKQALVLINKTGKANGNEILTLAAEIQQSVKSKFGIEIEKEVNVI; encoded by the coding sequence ATGATAATACAGGAACATTTTTCACTAAAACAGCATAACTCTTTTCATTTTGACATCTACGCCGATTACTTTTCGGCACCACAAAATGAGGAGGAGATTATTGAGGTATTAAGTGATATAAAATTTAAAGATCTCCCACTCTTTGTTCTAGGCGCAGGAAGCAATGTGCTCTTTAAGTCAGATTTCAAAGGTCTTATTATTAAACCCGATATACAATCCATCAGGCTTATCGATGAAAACGAACAAAGCATATGGGTAGAAATAGGGGCTGGTGTAGACTGGGATCACTTTGTTCAGTGGAGTGTTGAAAAAGGTTACTTTGGCATTGAGAACCTATCCTTGATACCTGGTAATGTGGGGGCTTGTCCTGTGCAAAATATAGGAGCATATGGAGTGGAAGTAATGGACGTGATCACCCAGGTAAATGGCATTTATCTGGACACACTGGAACCCTTCAGCTTTAAAAATAAAGAATGCAAATTCTCTTACCGAAACAGTATTTTTAAGAATGGGTTAAAAGGCAAAACCATTATCACATCTGTTCAGTTTCTATTGCACAAACAGGGAATCCTAAAAACCGATTATCGAGGCATCAACGAGGAACTGGAAAAGCTAGGTGAAACCAACCTTGCCAATGTAAGAAAAGCTATTGTCCATATCAGAGAGTCCAAATTACCCGATCCACAAACAACAGGAAATGCAGGAAGCTTCTTTAAAAACCCCGTAGTGGACAAAGACACAGCTGCCAAAATACTGGCTGCATTTCCCGAAGCACCTTATTACGTAGTAGATAATCAACATACTAAAATTCCAGCGGCCTGGATGATTGACCAAAGTGGCTGGAAAGGTAAAGCAATGGGCAATGTGGCTGTGCACGATAAACAAGCATTGGTACTCATTAACAAAACAGGTAAGGCCAACGGCAACGAAATACTTACCCTAGCTGCTGAAATACAGCAATCAGTAAAAAGTAAATTTGGAATAGAGATTGAAAAAGAAGTAAATGTGATTTAA
- a CDS encoding NifB/NifX family molybdenum-iron cluster-binding protein — protein sequence MNQKVAIPVDNEDVLDAHFGHCKFFYIANISDGKVISTENIVPPPHEPGLLPKWLAERAVTDIVAGGMGQKAIQLFNANNVNVFVGAPKLKANELVNGFLSKSLSFTANYCDH from the coding sequence ATGAATCAAAAAGTTGCAATTCCAGTGGATAATGAGGATGTATTGGATGCCCATTTTGGGCACTGTAAATTCTTTTACATAGCGAATATAAGTGATGGAAAAGTTATTTCCACAGAAAATATTGTACCCCCTCCACATGAGCCAGGTTTGTTGCCCAAATGGTTGGCAGAGAGAGCGGTGACTGATATAGTAGCCGGAGGAATGGGACAGAAAGCCATTCAATTATTTAATGCCAATAATGTGAACGTGTTTGTGGGAGCACCCAAGCTTAAGGCCAACGAACTGGTCAATGGTTTTTTAAGTAAATCGTTAAGTTTCACAGCCAATTATTGTGATCATTAA